The following are encoded together in the Gemmatimonadaceae bacterium genome:
- a CDS encoding extracellular solute-binding protein, which translates to MIARRTRRSWSALLLALATSCGGDSRTPLVVYSPHGKDLLQYYQQAFEKEHPDVNVQWVDMGSQDVLDRLRSERANPQADVWFGAPSETFARAANEGLLEPYRPSWASVMPDEAHDPKDLWYGTYLTPEVIAYNSQLLSAAEAPKDWDDVLDPKWKGKIIIRDPIPSGSMRAIFGAIILRELKRTGSTAAGFDWLRRLDANTKEYVISPTMLYQKLGQREGVLSLYDMPDIETLRQTTKYPIASRIPSSGTPLLVEGLAVVRGTRHAALAKQFYEFVTTPGALKIAAERFVRMPARPDIPNDSLPAWIREARAQIRPMPLDRRMLADSLDSWMNYWDAHVRNCCRAR; encoded by the coding sequence GTGATCGCTCGCCGCACTCGACGATCGTGGTCCGCGCTGCTGCTCGCACTGGCGACATCGTGCGGCGGCGATTCCCGGACGCCGCTCGTGGTGTACTCCCCACACGGCAAGGACCTGTTGCAGTACTACCAGCAGGCCTTTGAGAAGGAGCATCCGGATGTGAACGTCCAGTGGGTCGACATGGGCTCTCAGGACGTGCTCGATCGGCTGCGCTCGGAGCGCGCCAATCCGCAAGCCGATGTCTGGTTCGGCGCTCCATCCGAGACGTTCGCCCGAGCCGCGAACGAGGGATTGCTCGAGCCGTATCGACCATCGTGGGCGTCGGTGATGCCTGACGAAGCCCATGATCCCAAAGATCTCTGGTACGGCACGTATCTGACACCCGAGGTCATCGCGTATAACTCCCAACTCCTCTCAGCGGCCGAGGCCCCTAAAGATTGGGACGATGTGCTCGATCCGAAGTGGAAAGGGAAGATCATTATTCGAGATCCCATTCCCAGCGGCTCGATGCGCGCCATATTCGGCGCGATCATTCTTCGTGAACTCAAGCGCACCGGTTCGACGGCGGCCGGTTTCGATTGGCTACGACGTCTCGACGCGAACACCAAGGAGTACGTCATCAGCCCGACGATGCTCTATCAGAAGCTGGGCCAGCGGGAGGGTGTGTTGAGTTTGTACGACATGCCGGATATCGAGACGCTCCGTCAGACGACCAAGTATCCGATCGCCTCGCGGATTCCCTCTTCTGGTACGCCGCTCCTCGTCGAGGGGCTTGCCGTCGTTCGTGGCACTCGGCACGCCGCGCTCGCGAAGCAGTTTTACGAGTTCGTAACCACGCCTGGCGCTCTCAAGATCGCCGCCGAGCGATTCGTGCGAATGCCAGCGCGCCCGGATATCCCGAACGACTCGCTCCCGGCGTGGATTCGTGAGGCGCGCGCTCAGATCCGTCCGATGCCGCTCGACCGTCGGATGCTGGCGGATAGCCTCGACAGCTGGATGAACTACTGGGATGCACACGTGCGCAACTGCTGCCGGGCGCGGTGA
- a CDS encoding ABC transporter ATP-binding protein — MTLVVERLTRRFADADRPAVDDMSFTVGEGEVLALVGASGSGKTTTLRLIAGYEHPDAGRIVLTDRFGGSPREITAMQPQRRGFGMVFQHYALFPHMSVTENIAFGLEARGVSKRERVERARQALDRVGLADVGPRAVQSLSGGEQQRVALARAIVIDPPVLLLDEPLSNLDPARRQETREWLRLKLHELNSIAIFVTHDQEDAFAIADRMAVMHEGRLLQLGTPDELYRRPSSIHVADFIGRSTLVAARRDGNQACVTLNGVTQHAPIASMPGTPASDVPLVAVIRPEMLDLCPPDAPDAWHGHVDACRYAGAYYVYRVSVPATPRGDRDHIFEIESEEGCFGEQADVGIKLMPKAVALVRP; from the coding sequence GTGACGCTCGTCGTCGAGCGGCTCACCCGACGCTTCGCCGACGCCGACCGGCCGGCGGTCGACGACATGTCATTCACCGTCGGCGAGGGCGAAGTCCTCGCGCTGGTTGGCGCGTCCGGCTCCGGCAAGACGACGACGCTGCGCCTGATCGCGGGCTACGAGCATCCCGACGCGGGGCGGATCGTGCTCACCGATCGCTTCGGCGGATCGCCGCGCGAGATCACCGCCATGCAACCGCAGCGCCGTGGCTTCGGAATGGTCTTCCAACACTACGCGCTTTTTCCGCACATGAGCGTGACCGAGAATATCGCGTTCGGTCTCGAAGCGCGCGGTGTGAGCAAGCGCGAGCGAGTGGAGCGCGCTCGTCAGGCACTCGATCGCGTCGGCCTGGCCGATGTGGGACCCCGGGCCGTGCAATCGCTTTCGGGCGGTGAGCAGCAGCGTGTCGCACTCGCGCGCGCGATCGTGATCGATCCGCCAGTGCTCCTGCTCGACGAGCCGCTCTCGAACCTCGACCCGGCGCGTCGACAGGAGACGCGCGAGTGGTTGCGCCTCAAACTGCACGAGCTCAACTCGATCGCGATCTTCGTGACGCACGATCAGGAAGACGCGTTCGCCATCGCCGATCGGATGGCGGTGATGCACGAAGGAAGGCTGCTGCAGCTCGGGACGCCTGACGAGTTGTATCGTCGACCGAGCTCGATTCACGTTGCCGACTTCATTGGACGGTCGACGCTCGTCGCGGCGCGACGCGACGGAAACCAGGCGTGTGTCACCTTGAACGGCGTCACACAGCACGCGCCCATCGCGTCGATGCCCGGTACTCCCGCGAGTGACGTCCCGCTCGTGGCGGTGATCCGCCCCGAGATGCTCGACCTGTGTCCGCCCGACGCGCCCGACGCGTGGCACGGTCATGTGGACGCCTGTCGTTATGCGGGTGCGTATTACGTGTATCGAGTGTCAGTTCCGGCAACGCCTCGCGGCGATCGCGACCACATCTTCGAGATCGAGAGCGAGGAGGGCTGTTTCGGTGAACAAGCTGACGTGGGAATCAAGTTGATGCCCAAGGCGGTCGCGCTGGTCCGACCATGA
- a CDS encoding iron ABC transporter permease has translation MKRRFVVATILMLALLVWSVVLPNVSVIVGSFTHGLADWRAFVASPADREALWSTLVISVGSVVAALIIGLPLAFLLGRFDFRGRRALSAVATLPAALPPLVGVIAFLFLYGESGVVTRVVQRVLGLDHAPWSLTGLSAIVFVHAYTMYVYVFLFVAAGLERYDTTLDEAAAGLGATRGRTLRRITLPLLMPSIAGAMLLVFMSSLGSFSAPYIFGGGQRVLATQILVSKLNGSMGLAYVETTVLALAAVAALLALRWLERRRRYALTGKGKTTRDVVRSRAARVLAPVAALIVVTFLVLPHAMVVLVSFARDGAWTTQILPPEYTLDNFRRLATDPELWRPITNSVGMSAFATAANVVVCFVAAYLIVLTRAPGRRLLQILVVLPWAIPATAIALGLAATFDVSKPLEGRILLVGTFWILPLAYFVRNVPVVTSAVEGSLRQMDPSLEDAARGLGASWLLAMRRVVVPAARPGLVAGTMLAAIAAVGEFVASVVLYTHANRPISIEILAQLRSLSFGTAAAYSVLLIALVLAITLGARLAEGRVERF, from the coding sequence ATGAAGCGGCGATTCGTCGTCGCAACGATCCTCATGCTCGCGCTCCTCGTGTGGAGCGTCGTACTGCCTAACGTATCGGTCATCGTCGGTAGCTTCACCCACGGGCTGGCCGACTGGCGCGCCTTCGTCGCCAGTCCGGCCGACCGGGAGGCGCTCTGGAGTACGCTGGTCATTTCCGTTGGCTCCGTCGTTGCCGCGCTGATCATCGGCCTTCCCCTCGCGTTTCTTCTCGGACGCTTCGACTTTCGAGGACGTCGCGCGCTGAGCGCTGTTGCGACGTTACCAGCCGCGCTTCCCCCGCTCGTCGGCGTGATTGCCTTTCTCTTTCTGTACGGAGAGAGCGGAGTCGTCACGCGAGTCGTACAACGCGTGCTCGGCCTCGATCACGCGCCCTGGTCGCTCACTGGCTTATCGGCAATCGTCTTCGTCCATGCGTATACGATGTACGTGTACGTGTTCTTGTTCGTCGCAGCGGGACTCGAGCGATACGACACGACGCTGGACGAAGCCGCGGCGGGCCTCGGTGCAACGCGCGGTCGAACGCTGCGTCGTATAACGTTGCCGCTGCTGATGCCATCGATCGCCGGCGCGATGCTTCTCGTATTCATGAGCTCACTCGGCTCGTTCAGCGCGCCGTACATCTTTGGCGGCGGCCAGCGCGTGCTCGCGACACAGATTCTCGTGTCGAAGCTCAATGGATCGATGGGCCTCGCCTACGTCGAAACGACCGTCCTCGCGCTCGCCGCGGTCGCGGCGTTGCTGGCGCTGCGCTGGCTCGAGCGGAGGCGTCGTTACGCACTCACAGGTAAGGGGAAGACAACACGCGACGTCGTCCGCTCGCGAGCGGCGCGCGTACTGGCCCCCGTTGCCGCGCTCATTGTTGTGACGTTTCTCGTACTGCCGCACGCGATGGTCGTGCTCGTCTCATTCGCCCGCGACGGTGCGTGGACCACGCAGATACTTCCTCCCGAGTACACGCTCGACAACTTCCGGAGACTCGCCACCGATCCCGAGCTCTGGCGTCCGATCACCAACAGCGTCGGCATGTCGGCATTCGCGACCGCGGCCAACGTCGTCGTCTGCTTTGTCGCGGCGTACCTGATCGTTCTCACGAGAGCGCCGGGGCGGCGGCTGCTTCAAATACTCGTCGTGCTTCCGTGGGCAATTCCCGCGACCGCGATCGCACTCGGTCTCGCGGCGACGTTCGACGTCAGCAAACCGCTCGAGGGAAGAATCCTCCTCGTCGGCACCTTCTGGATCCTTCCGCTCGCGTACTTTGTCCGCAATGTGCCGGTGGTGACGAGCGCGGTCGAAGGATCGCTGCGTCAGATGGATCCTTCACTCGAGGACGCGGCGCGTGGCCTCGGCGCGTCGTGGCTTCTGGCGATGCGCCGCGTCGTCGTCCCGGCCGCGCGCCCGGGCCTCGTCGCCGGAACCATGCTCGCCGCGATCGCTGCCGTCGGCGAGTTCGTCGCGAGCGTCGTGCTCTACACGCACGCCAACCGGCCAATCTCGATCGAGATTCTTGCACAGCTGCGGTCGTTGTCGTTCGGAACAGCGGCCGCCTATTCAGTGTTGCTCATTGCCCTCGTGCTGGCGATTACGTTAGGCGCTCGGCTTGCCGAGGGACGAGTCGAGCGTTTCTAG
- a CDS encoding NAD(P)/FAD-dependent oxidoreductase has protein sequence MKLPRVLIIGAGFGGLYAAREFRDTLTDLTVVDRSNHHTFQPLLYQVATAVLAPSDITAPIRWLLRKQKNTEVLMAEVERVDPDRHVAVLDDGSELPYDYIIIAAGARHSYFGHPEWESLAPGLKSIDDALEIRRRFLSAFEEAERTTNEAEREAFLTFVIVGGGPTGVELAGMLPTIARHTLRGDFRRIDTAKARVILLEGGPRILPTFPEDLARHAEQDLRELGVDVRTSTIVTSVEPDGVRIGDQHIVARTVLWAAGNTASPVGRLLGPKVPLDRAGRVLVRSDLSVPDHPEIFVVGDLALMSTAGETVPGVAQGAIQSGRAAARNILHTIRGEGRRDFRYRNKGDLATIGRYKAIADFGHGIHISGHPAWWFWLFLHILYLAGFRNRLSVLVEWGYAFFRYGLGARLITHDSDRRQWGRKS, from the coding sequence ATGAAACTACCGCGCGTCCTCATCATCGGTGCGGGCTTTGGCGGTCTCTATGCCGCGCGCGAATTTCGCGACACGCTAACCGATCTCACCGTCGTCGATCGCTCCAATCACCACACCTTCCAGCCGCTCCTGTATCAGGTGGCGACGGCCGTGCTCGCGCCGTCGGACATCACGGCGCCCATCCGCTGGCTGCTGCGGAAGCAGAAAAACACGGAAGTTCTCATGGCCGAGGTCGAGCGCGTCGATCCCGATCGCCACGTGGCCGTGTTGGATGATGGCAGCGAGCTGCCTTACGACTACATCATTATCGCCGCCGGCGCGCGGCATTCATACTTCGGCCACCCGGAGTGGGAATCGCTCGCACCCGGTCTCAAGAGCATCGACGACGCGCTCGAAATTCGGAGACGCTTTCTCTCAGCCTTCGAGGAGGCGGAGAGAACGACCAACGAAGCGGAACGTGAGGCATTTTTGACGTTTGTTATCGTCGGCGGCGGACCCACTGGCGTCGAGCTGGCCGGCATGCTCCCGACCATCGCGCGTCACACGCTGCGTGGCGATTTTCGTCGCATCGACACGGCGAAAGCGCGTGTGATACTCCTCGAGGGCGGACCGCGCATTCTGCCCACTTTTCCCGAAGACCTCGCAAGGCACGCCGAGCAAGACCTGCGAGAGTTGGGCGTCGACGTGCGGACCTCGACGATTGTGACATCGGTCGAACCCGACGGCGTGCGCATCGGAGATCAACATATTGTCGCGCGCACTGTCCTCTGGGCTGCTGGGAACACAGCTTCGCCAGTCGGCCGACTACTTGGCCCCAAGGTGCCGCTGGATCGCGCGGGACGCGTGCTCGTTCGCTCCGACCTCAGTGTGCCCGATCATCCGGAAATCTTCGTCGTTGGCGATCTCGCTCTGATGTCGACGGCCGGTGAGACAGTACCTGGAGTTGCGCAGGGTGCGATTCAGAGCGGACGCGCCGCAGCGCGGAATATCCTGCACACGATTCGCGGTGAAGGGCGGCGCGATTTTCGATACCGAAACAAGGGCGATTTGGCGACCATCGGTCGCTACAAGGCAATTGCCGATTTCGGCCATGGCATTCACATCTCAGGACATCCGGCGTGGTGGTTCTGGCTCTTCCTGCACATCTTGTATCTCGCCGGTTTCCGCAATCGGCTCAGCGTTCTGGTCGAGTGGGGGTATGCGTTTTTCAGATATGGACTTGGGGCACGCTTGATCACCCATGATTCCGATCGCCGGCAATGGGGCCGGAAGAGCTGA
- a CDS encoding ATP-binding protein, translated as MPHSNSDVDRSRQTVPSEIARLELLFEAVPLAFATFDADLRLVTANTRYRELTGLDVAGAAQRAIYDAFPNALADLTDQIDSALDGVPVVAARIPFQTRAGRRLIEVTFTPLAEPTRRGGTAKARGLLFAGIDVTEREELREDLARSVAQLESIFDVIPDSVRVVDTEGRTVRSNAQALHDHPTGQPSTLRELWQLDRPRTIDGTSLFMHEHPTARALRGERVRGETLAVKRGPDGRQVIIEVNSNPLYDEHGKIRGAVTVERDVTVKTQLARQLEEEARRTAELYDRVSTEAERLEKMVEERTAEVLALQEARARERRLAAVGQLAAGVMHDVNNALNPIMAAAYLLQASANNPDKVRDYADRIAKAAETGAATAARVGRFIRQEPLQGESEELVDLSQVSDEVVAMTRPLWAERARGGVVQFERNLAGGVMVRGIAGELREALLNLVQNALDAMAGGGTLSIRTYSTGGEVSVEVRDTGVGMSAEVRERAFEPFFTTKGKAGTGLGLAEVYGIVKRHRGHAEIESMPGVGTTVRLVFPVAVVGGTAVAVEQQARTRAPRHVLLVEDHTDSREFMQALLESDGHTVDTVTCVRDATAKLESAAKNGGTPYHVLVTDIGLPDGSGWDLIAVVRERWPTLRIGVVTGWEPRATAGTEGDFVLRKPVRTSELLARVAGA; from the coding sequence GTGCCGCACTCCAATTCCGACGTGGACCGCAGTCGACAGACCGTCCCGTCGGAGATCGCTCGCCTCGAGCTTCTCTTTGAGGCGGTCCCTCTCGCGTTCGCGACCTTCGACGCCGATCTGAGGCTTGTTACCGCGAATACGCGGTATCGAGAGCTCACCGGTCTGGACGTCGCGGGCGCCGCGCAGCGCGCGATCTACGACGCATTTCCGAACGCGCTCGCCGATCTCACCGACCAGATCGACAGTGCGCTCGACGGTGTTCCCGTCGTCGCGGCGCGTATACCATTCCAGACGCGAGCTGGTCGTCGGCTCATCGAGGTCACCTTCACGCCGCTGGCCGAGCCGACTCGCCGCGGCGGGACCGCCAAAGCTCGCGGACTACTCTTCGCCGGCATAGATGTCACCGAGCGAGAGGAGTTGCGTGAAGACCTCGCACGAAGCGTCGCGCAGCTCGAGTCGATTTTCGACGTCATTCCCGACTCGGTCCGCGTCGTCGATACCGAAGGAAGAACCGTTCGCTCGAACGCGCAGGCATTGCACGACCATCCGACGGGACAGCCCTCGACCTTGCGTGAGCTCTGGCAACTCGATCGACCACGAACGATTGATGGGACGAGCCTCTTCATGCACGAGCATCCGACGGCGCGGGCGCTGCGCGGTGAGCGCGTCCGCGGTGAGACGCTTGCCGTGAAGCGTGGTCCCGATGGCCGGCAGGTCATTATCGAGGTGAACTCGAACCCGCTATACGACGAACACGGAAAGATTCGGGGCGCGGTCACCGTCGAGCGCGACGTGACCGTCAAGACGCAACTCGCCAGGCAGCTCGAGGAAGAAGCGCGTCGAACTGCCGAGCTCTACGATCGCGTATCGACTGAAGCCGAACGACTCGAGAAGATGGTCGAGGAGCGCACCGCGGAAGTACTCGCTCTGCAGGAAGCCAGAGCGCGAGAGCGACGTCTGGCCGCTGTCGGTCAGTTGGCCGCGGGCGTTATGCACGACGTGAACAACGCGCTCAACCCGATCATGGCTGCGGCGTATCTCCTCCAGGCGAGCGCCAACAATCCCGACAAGGTCCGCGACTATGCCGACCGAATCGCGAAAGCCGCCGAGACGGGCGCGGCGACGGCGGCGCGCGTTGGTCGTTTCATCAGGCAAGAGCCACTGCAGGGAGAAAGCGAAGAGCTCGTAGATCTCTCGCAGGTAAGCGACGAGGTCGTGGCGATGACTCGGCCGCTCTGGGCCGAGCGCGCGAGGGGCGGAGTGGTACAATTCGAGCGCAACCTTGCGGGCGGCGTCATGGTGCGTGGTATCGCCGGCGAATTGCGTGAGGCGTTGCTCAACCTCGTGCAAAACGCGCTCGATGCCATGGCCGGCGGCGGTACGCTCTCGATTCGGACGTATTCGACCGGGGGCGAAGTCAGCGTCGAGGTTCGGGACACCGGTGTCGGTATGTCGGCCGAGGTGCGCGAACGTGCCTTCGAGCCGTTCTTTACCACGAAAGGCAAAGCGGGCACAGGCCTCGGCCTCGCAGAGGTTTACGGTATCGTCAAGCGGCACCGGGGCCACGCCGAGATCGAATCGATGCCTGGCGTTGGGACGACCGTCCGTCTTGTGTTTCCTGTCGCGGTCGTGGGTGGGACGGCCGTCGCCGTCGAGCAGCAGGCGCGGACGCGCGCCCCACGTCACGTACTTCTGGTGGAAGATCACACCGACAGCCGCGAGTTCATGCAAGCATTACTGGAGTCCGACGGGCATACGGTCGATACTGTGACGTGTGTGCGCGATGCCACAGCAAAGCTCGAGTCGGCCGCAAAGAATGGCGGGACGCCCTATCACGTTCTCGTAACGGACATTGGCTTGCCGGACGGTAGCGGATGGGACCTGATCGCCGTTGTGCGAGAACGCTGGCCGACGTTGCGAATTGGCGTCGTGACGGGATGGGAGCCGCGTGCGACCGCTGGCACGGAGGGAGACTTCGTACTGCGTAAACCAGTTCGTACGTCGGAGCTACTGGCTCGCGTGGCTGGAGCATGA
- a CDS encoding PIG-L family deacetylase codes for MIRGRFIAALAAVALISSRSFAQQGSVADLGELIHGLGVNTRVLVIGAHPDDEDTQLITWLARGRQVETAYLSLTRGDGGQNLIGNELGEALGAIRTEELLAARRIDGGHQYFTRAYDFGFSKSAEETYKHWPKDSILRDVVSVVRDFRPHVIVAVFSGTPRDGHGHHQVSGLLAREAFDLAGDSVRMPRSATHGRAPWTPLKFYRSSRFGGESTYRFDVGEYSPLRGESYAEMAAESRSQHKSQAFGTLHRKGVIMDGVRLEASRVSQVTPGMTEASLFDGIDTTWARVEHETKGSRGAIDSMPTAIAAAARAFDPLVPEKLLEPLGRVRRLAKAAANARNPDVEAVLAELIRRVERAIVLASGIGIEAVADHETWAVEEPVRLATNVFNRTRTLPVNVGVSFDGRALSVRDARSVAPLTSAQLVDTLGSNTLAPTQPWWLVRPRTGDIFGTPILAYPEDRLHGLAATLSGDVGGVFFSVVQPVVYRFADPVKGEIQRPIAIVPAVSVTVDQPIQYVPANKPFERIVRVELRSASSHPRTVRVSLSLPSGLTADSASQTIGLPDYAGNFGGEGEPRGIPGGRAVPGNSPTRTVEFRVSGTLPAGRHTIAAMAESEGRRYADGYTLVEYDHIRPQRLFRGATLEMSAVDVQIASGLRVAYIPGVGDNVAPMLEQLGIPLTVIEPAKLAGVDLSAFTTVVVGPRAYESSPALVAANPKLLDFARQGHTLVVQYGQFEMANAAMMPYPITIVRPGDRVTEEDAAVRVTDPASPILNAPNRIGPADWNGWVQERTLYMPRTHDERYRTMISMNDTGEPPNDGAILVAPLGKGTYVYTTLALFRQLPAGVPGGARIFANLLSADHRSAGTPSTPPKP; via the coding sequence ATGATTCGAGGCAGATTCATCGCGGCGCTTGCCGCCGTTGCTCTTATTTCCTCTCGCAGCTTCGCTCAGCAAGGGAGCGTTGCCGATCTCGGTGAGCTCATTCACGGGCTCGGTGTGAACACGCGCGTCCTCGTCATCGGTGCGCATCCCGACGACGAGGACACACAACTCATCACATGGCTCGCGCGGGGCCGGCAGGTTGAAACGGCGTATCTCTCGCTGACCCGCGGCGACGGCGGACAGAATCTTATTGGCAATGAGCTCGGTGAGGCACTCGGCGCCATTCGCACCGAGGAACTCCTTGCCGCGCGGCGAATCGATGGCGGCCACCAATACTTCACGCGTGCGTACGATTTCGGGTTCTCGAAAAGCGCCGAAGAGACCTACAAGCACTGGCCCAAGGACTCGATTCTCCGCGACGTGGTGAGCGTCGTGCGCGACTTCCGGCCACACGTCATCGTCGCGGTGTTCAGCGGTACGCCACGTGACGGCCACGGACATCACCAAGTGTCCGGCCTGTTGGCGCGAGAGGCGTTCGATCTTGCGGGAGATAGCGTGCGTATGCCGAGAAGCGCGACGCATGGGCGCGCGCCGTGGACGCCGCTCAAGTTCTATCGCTCGTCGCGCTTCGGTGGCGAATCGACATATCGTTTCGACGTCGGCGAATACTCGCCATTGCGCGGGGAGTCGTACGCCGAGATGGCGGCGGAAAGCCGCTCGCAGCACAAGTCGCAGGCGTTCGGGACGTTGCATCGAAAGGGCGTGATCATGGACGGCGTACGGCTGGAGGCATCGCGCGTCAGCCAGGTCACGCCGGGAATGACGGAGGCGTCGCTCTTCGATGGCATCGATACGACGTGGGCTCGCGTCGAGCACGAAACGAAGGGCTCGCGCGGCGCGATCGATTCCATGCCCACTGCGATTGCGGCAGCGGCTCGTGCGTTCGATCCGCTCGTACCGGAGAAGCTGCTGGAGCCACTCGGACGCGTTAGAAGGCTGGCGAAAGCGGCCGCGAACGCGCGGAATCCGGACGTCGAAGCAGTGCTGGCCGAGCTCATTCGTCGCGTGGAGCGGGCGATTGTGCTGGCGTCGGGCATCGGCATCGAGGCAGTCGCGGATCATGAGACGTGGGCCGTCGAGGAGCCGGTGCGCCTCGCGACGAACGTATTCAATAGGACTCGCACGTTGCCGGTGAATGTCGGGGTGTCGTTCGACGGACGCGCGCTGTCGGTGCGCGACGCCCGTTCCGTCGCGCCGCTCACGAGCGCGCAGTTGGTCGACACGTTAGGCTCCAACACGCTTGCTCCAACGCAGCCCTGGTGGCTCGTGCGTCCGCGCACCGGGGATATTTTCGGCACGCCGATCCTCGCATACCCGGAGGATCGTCTGCATGGACTGGCCGCGACTCTATCGGGTGACGTCGGCGGCGTGTTCTTCAGCGTCGTACAGCCAGTCGTGTATCGTTTCGCGGATCCCGTGAAGGGCGAGATCCAACGGCCGATTGCGATCGTGCCGGCTGTGAGCGTGACCGTCGATCAGCCGATCCAGTACGTTCCGGCCAATAAGCCATTCGAACGCATCGTTAGGGTCGAGCTGCGGTCGGCAAGTAGTCACCCCCGCACTGTACGAGTCTCGCTCTCGTTGCCATCTGGCCTAACGGCAGATTCAGCGTCGCAAACGATCGGCCTGCCGGACTACGCGGGAAACTTCGGGGGCGAAGGGGAACCTCGGGGGATTCCCGGCGGACGCGCGGTCCCTGGGAATTCGCCCACTCGCACCGTGGAGTTCCGCGTGAGCGGGACGCTGCCGGCGGGCAGGCACACGATCGCCGCAATGGCCGAGAGTGAAGGTCGACGCTACGCGGACGGATACACACTCGTCGAGTACGATCACATCCGGCCACAGCGACTCTTCCGCGGCGCGACGCTCGAGATGAGCGCCGTCGACGTGCAGATCGCGTCCGGCCTCAGGGTCGCGTACATCCCCGGCGTCGGCGACAATGTTGCGCCGATGCTCGAGCAACTCGGTATTCCGCTCACGGTCATCGAGCCGGCGAAGCTGGCCGGTGTCGACCTGTCGGCGTTCACGACGGTCGTGGTCGGGCCCCGTGCGTACGAGTCGAGTCCCGCGCTGGTTGCCGCCAATCCAAAGCTGCTCGACTTCGCGCGGCAAGGTCACACACTCGTCGTTCAGTACGGCCAGTTCGAGATGGCGAACGCAGCGATGATGCCGTATCCGATCACGATCGTTAGGCCTGGCGATCGCGTCACCGAGGAAGACGCGGCGGTACGCGTTACCGATCCGGCGTCACCGATCCTCAACGCGCCGAACCGTATCGGCCCTGCGGATTGGAACGGGTGGGTTCAGGAGCGCACCTTGTACATGCCGCGCACCCACGACGAGCGCTACCGCACGATGATCTCGATGAACGATACCGGCGAGCCGCCGAACGACGGCGCCATCCTCGTTGCGCCGTTGGGCAAAGGCACGTACGTCTACACGACGCTGGCCCTCTTCCGGCAATTGCCGGCTGGTGTTCCGGGTGGCGCACGTATCTTCGCCAATTTGCTCAGCGCCGATCATCGCTCGGCTGGCACTCCGTCCACCCCGCCAAAGCCGTGA